One Enterococcus silesiacus genomic window carries:
- a CDS encoding formate-nitrite transporter, with protein MDFDSSRNVVTSLGDKAVAKSKLPFLKLSILGIMAGFFIALGYLAFIRISGTAPKSWGAFSTFLGGCLFPIGLIALTFIGGELATGNMMVMALGVLQKKVSVQQLLYNWLVVLVTNCLGGILVAYFFGHIVGLTEGAFLEKTISVAQAKIGDSPLVAFISGIGCNIFVCLAVYLGAMGKSYLGKMFGLWFPVMVFVVCGFQHVVANAFIIPAAIFSHASTILWSDYLINMLFVFLGNAVGGSLFLAVPLMYLNSEKQETSEPEGAYEKY; from the coding sequence ATGGATTTTGATAGTAGCCGGAACGTTGTCACAAGCTTAGGGGATAAGGCTGTAGCTAAAAGTAAGTTGCCTTTTTTAAAACTGAGTATTTTAGGGATTATGGCAGGTTTTTTTATCGCATTGGGGTATTTAGCATTTATTAGAATCTCTGGTACAGCCCCTAAAAGCTGGGGAGCGTTCTCAACCTTTTTAGGAGGGTGTTTATTTCCAATAGGATTGATAGCGCTTACTTTCATTGGAGGAGAGCTTGCTACAGGGAATATGATGGTGATGGCTCTAGGTGTTTTACAAAAAAAGGTTAGTGTACAGCAGTTGCTTTACAATTGGCTGGTTGTTTTGGTTACCAACTGTCTAGGAGGCATTTTAGTTGCGTACTTTTTTGGGCATATTGTTGGATTGACTGAAGGAGCTTTTTTGGAAAAGACAATTTCAGTTGCTCAAGCGAAAATTGGAGATTCACCACTGGTAGCATTTATTTCAGGAATCGGTTGTAATATTTTTGTTTGTTTAGCGGTTTATCTTGGCGCTATGGGCAAGAGTTATCTAGGTAAAATGTTTGGTCTCTGGTTTCCAGTGATGGTTTTTGTGGTTTGTGGTTTTCAGCATGTGGTAGCGAATGCCTTTATTATACCTGCGGCTATTTTTTCACATGCTAGTACTATTTTGTGGTCTGATTACCTTATTAATATGTTGTTTGTATTTTTAGGGAATGCGGTTGGCGGCAGCTTATTTTTGGCAGTACCGTTGATGTATCTTAATAGCGAGAAGCAAGAAACGAGTGAGCCGGAGGGTGCTTATGAAAAATATTGA
- a CDS encoding formate dehydrogenase, which produces MNSLSLSEKEAIILANDSDPQRILNILIAIQYDSEEGYIDEETAKLVAERLHLSQARVYEILSFYAILKTEPQAKYVLKICNSTPCLYTGGGMLSEMLETILEVPADEPTPDGLFMYHSIPCIGACDQGPVIKIKDTVFGDLTEAKVYQLIDDLQNGCYQEL; this is translated from the coding sequence ATGAATTCATTGAGTTTATCAGAAAAAGAAGCCATTATTTTAGCAAATGACTCAGATCCACAGCGTATTCTGAATATACTGATTGCAATTCAATACGATTCAGAAGAAGGATATATTGATGAAGAAACAGCCAAACTAGTAGCGGAGCGACTGCATTTATCTCAGGCTCGTGTGTATGAGATTTTAAGCTTCTATGCCATCTTAAAAACGGAGCCACAGGCAAAATATGTCTTGAAAATTTGTAATAGTACGCCTTGTTTATATACCGGAGGCGGGATGTTGTCTGAAATGTTGGAAACGATATTGGAAGTGCCAGCAGATGAGCCGACACCAGATGGGCTGTTTATGTATCATAGTATTCCTTGTATTGGCGCATGTGATCAAGGACCAGTGATCAAAATCAAAGATACAGTTTTTGGTGATTTGACGGAAGCGAAGGTTTATCAATTGATCGATGACCTCCAGAATGGATGTTATCAAGAGCTATAG
- a CDS encoding formate dehydrogenase subunit alpha encodes METKLKTATVTMSIDDQMITVPKGTTVLEAATMLNIDIPTLCHLKELAPDGSCRMCTIEVEGGRKGGLTTACTAHCQEGMVVHTTSPRVKDSRRFILDLLLSNHKLECFSCGKNGDCKLQDYCLDYGIDDTSFTDGKRMPCHQEDTSNPFFEYDPEKCIMCRRCSKVCQLRQGRDVISISKRGFDTKMTPSYGAAFDQSLCESCGNCVSACPTGALVSKDHKTYREWETKKIPTTCPHCGTGCQMNLIVKGNKLVGVEPINGAANKNLLCVKGKFASYKFVGSGDRLTEPLIKRNGIFEPATWDEALTLVAEKFSQLKEEHGADSLAGFSCSRSINEDNYVFQKMMRAAIGTNNVDNCARVCHSASVHGLAHTLGSGAMTNPIADITTDVEVILLVGSNPEEAHPVIGSQIRQAMQRGTKVIVVDPRKIDLVKNSELHLQIQAGTNVAFANGMMHVILKEGLADRSFIEEKTEGFEALEQLVAEYTPEKVAEICHIKAEDLIKAARLYAKADKAPIIYCLGVTEHSTGTEGVMSMSNLAMLVGKIGKPGCGVNPLRGQNNVQGACDMGCMPYDFPGYQKVANPQVMEKFEKAWGVPLNKNVGMTSTQVLPAATEGKIKALYIFGEDPIVTDPDTNHVRNALENLEFFVVQELFMTETAAYADVVLPGISYAEKDGTFTNTERRVQRVRKAVEPKGEAREDFDIFCDVMTRLGYPCHYDSAKEIMDEIASVTPTFGGINYDRLEETGGLQWPCRNQEDPGTPIMHVGEFTRGKGLFMAIPYKKSRELPDESYPYLMSTGRMLYHYNTRAMTGRTEGINQIANRSYIEINTVDAIRLGIEEGDKVTVKSRRGTIETYAAVGNRVFPQEVFMTFHFPDGNVNELTNAAFDDIAIIPEYKVCAVAIAPAK; translated from the coding sequence ATGGAAACAAAATTAAAAACAGCAACAGTCACAATGTCGATCGATGACCAGATGATCACTGTACCAAAAGGAACAACGGTCTTAGAAGCCGCAACGATGTTAAACATTGATATCCCAACACTTTGTCATTTAAAAGAGTTAGCACCTGATGGCTCATGTAGAATGTGTACGATTGAAGTAGAAGGTGGACGTAAAGGGGGCTTGACCACTGCTTGTACGGCGCATTGTCAAGAAGGAATGGTGGTTCACACAACCTCTCCTAGGGTCAAGGATTCTCGTCGTTTTATACTGGATCTTTTGTTGAGTAACCATAAATTAGAGTGCTTCTCTTGTGGTAAAAATGGCGATTGTAAGCTGCAAGATTATTGTTTGGATTATGGAATTGATGATACTAGTTTTACGGATGGAAAACGAATGCCTTGTCATCAAGAAGATACGAGCAATCCTTTTTTCGAGTACGATCCAGAAAAGTGTATCATGTGTCGCCGTTGTTCCAAGGTCTGTCAATTACGTCAAGGTCGAGATGTAATCAGTATTTCTAAACGTGGTTTCGATACTAAAATGACGCCAAGTTACGGTGCCGCTTTTGATCAGTCGCTTTGTGAATCCTGCGGAAATTGTGTTTCTGCTTGTCCAACGGGTGCCTTAGTCAGTAAAGATCATAAAACCTATCGGGAATGGGAGACCAAAAAAATTCCAACCACTTGTCCTCATTGCGGTACAGGTTGTCAAATGAATCTGATCGTGAAGGGAAATAAATTAGTTGGTGTAGAGCCGATCAACGGTGCGGCCAATAAAAATCTTTTATGTGTTAAAGGCAAATTTGCTTCTTATAAATTTGTCGGTTCCGGCGACCGTTTGACTGAGCCACTAATCAAACGAAATGGTATTTTTGAACCGGCTACTTGGGACGAAGCATTGACCTTAGTTGCAGAAAAATTCAGTCAACTAAAAGAGGAACACGGAGCGGATTCGTTAGCTGGATTTTCTTGTTCTCGTTCAATCAATGAGGATAATTATGTTTTCCAAAAAATGATGCGGGCAGCTATCGGCACGAATAATGTTGATAATTGTGCTCGCGTTTGTCACTCGGCTTCAGTCCATGGATTGGCGCATACCTTAGGTTCAGGAGCCATGACCAATCCTATTGCCGATATTACGACAGACGTTGAAGTGATTTTGTTAGTAGGTTCCAATCCAGAAGAAGCCCATCCTGTGATCGGCTCGCAAATTCGTCAGGCAATGCAGCGTGGGACTAAAGTCATTGTGGTTGATCCACGTAAAATCGACTTAGTAAAAAACAGTGAACTTCATCTGCAAATCCAAGCTGGCACGAATGTCGCCTTTGCAAATGGTATGATGCACGTCATTCTAAAAGAAGGATTAGCTGACCGAAGCTTTATTGAAGAAAAAACAGAAGGTTTTGAAGCACTAGAACAATTAGTAGCAGAATATACACCGGAAAAAGTTGCCGAAATTTGTCACATTAAAGCGGAAGATTTGATCAAAGCAGCTAGATTGTATGCTAAGGCAGACAAAGCGCCAATCATCTATTGTTTAGGTGTAACAGAACACTCTACCGGTACTGAAGGTGTGATGAGTATGTCCAACCTGGCGATGTTGGTAGGAAAAATTGGGAAGCCTGGTTGCGGTGTCAATCCACTTCGTGGTCAAAATAATGTACAAGGAGCATGTGATATGGGCTGTATGCCATATGATTTCCCTGGTTATCAAAAGGTTGCAAATCCACAAGTGATGGAGAAATTTGAAAAAGCCTGGGGGGTTCCGCTAAATAAAAACGTTGGAATGACCTCTACACAAGTCTTACCTGCTGCAACGGAAGGTAAGATCAAAGCGCTGTATATTTTTGGAGAAGATCCGATCGTAACCGACCCTGATACCAATCATGTACGTAACGCGCTAGAGAATTTAGAATTTTTTGTTGTCCAGGAATTGTTTATGACAGAAACCGCAGCATATGCCGACGTAGTCTTGCCAGGAATCAGTTATGCAGAAAAAGATGGCACCTTCACCAATACCGAAAGACGTGTTCAACGCGTACGGAAAGCGGTCGAGCCAAAAGGTGAGGCTAGAGAAGATTTTGATATTTTCTGTGACGTAATGACACGCTTAGGATATCCTTGTCACTATGACTCAGCCAAAGAAATCATGGATGAAATCGCAAGCGTGACCCCAACATTTGGTGGTATAAATTATGACCGATTAGAAGAAACAGGTGGCTTGCAGTGGCCCTGCCGCAATCAAGAAGATCCTGGCACGCCGATCATGCATGTGGGTGAGTTTACTCGTGGTAAAGGGTTGTTTATGGCAATTCCTTATAAAAAATCTAGAGAGCTGCCAGATGAAAGCTACCCGTACTTAATGTCTACAGGCAGAATGCTGTATCATTATAATACTCGTGCGATGACGGGTCGAACCGAAGGCATCAATCAAATCGCGAACCGTTCTTATATTGAAATCAATACAGTAGATGCGATTCGTTTAGGCATTGAAGAAGGGGATAAAGTTACGGTTAAATCTAGACGAGGAACGATCGAAACCTATGCTGCTGTAGGCAATCGTGTTTTCCCGCAAGAAGTATTTATGACGTTTCACTTCCCTGATGGAAATGTGAACGAGCTGACCAATGCTGCGTTTGATGATATTGCGATTATTCCTGAATACAAGGTGTGTGCAGTGGCTATTGCACCTGCTAAGTAA
- a CDS encoding NADH-quinone oxidoreductase subunit F — protein sequence MIKRNQPVLLKRITKMKQATDVTEYRKYDGFSGLLNAIEMEKAAILDELDLAHLRGRGGAAFPLGKKWRHLYSSKSDTKYIVCNADEGEPGTFKDKALLEHDPLSVIEGMVIAGYLFSAKAGYIYMRGEYRRIQKIFQEALDNAEQAGFLGENILGIPGFDYKITIISGAGAYVCGENSALLNSIEGKTGRPRVKPPHLADVGLYLQPTLVNNVESFAGIPVILREGGQAYRDLGTEDGGGTKLICLSGHIKNRGLYEVNLGTPLQEILYSEEYGGGSSTGRTLKFIHFGGQSGPIGALRNLDDCIYSYEGLWDKDLSIGSGAIVVMDEQVSIVDYLVNVAAFFAHESCGKCTPCRLGTTRILELLTKFNTQTAVAGDLERLEKMLMHVTNLSACGLGQSVANPMKSGLAYFPEEFEAGIQKVAAPVKGGLW from the coding sequence ATGATCAAACGAAATCAACCAGTCTTATTAAAACGTATAACGAAAATGAAGCAGGCGACTGATGTCACAGAGTATCGGAAATATGATGGTTTTTCAGGTCTATTGAACGCAATCGAAATGGAAAAAGCAGCGATTTTAGACGAGCTCGATTTAGCGCATTTAAGAGGGCGCGGCGGAGCAGCTTTTCCTTTAGGGAAAAAATGGCGGCATTTGTATAGCTCTAAAAGTGATACAAAATATATTGTTTGTAACGCAGACGAAGGCGAACCGGGCACGTTTAAAGACAAAGCTTTATTGGAACATGATCCTTTGAGTGTGATTGAAGGAATGGTTATTGCGGGTTATCTTTTTTCTGCTAAAGCTGGTTATATTTATATGCGTGGTGAGTATCGCCGAATTCAGAAAATTTTTCAAGAAGCACTAGATAATGCTGAGCAAGCCGGATTTTTAGGCGAAAATATTTTAGGAATTCCAGGATTTGACTATAAAATCACAATTATTTCAGGTGCAGGTGCCTATGTGTGCGGCGAGAATTCAGCACTTTTAAATTCAATCGAAGGTAAAACAGGTAGGCCAAGAGTAAAACCGCCTCACTTAGCAGATGTTGGCTTATACTTACAGCCTACTCTAGTGAATAATGTTGAATCCTTTGCAGGAATACCGGTTATTTTGCGAGAAGGTGGTCAGGCTTATCGTGATCTTGGGACTGAAGATGGCGGTGGTACAAAGTTGATTTGTTTATCTGGCCATATTAAAAATCGTGGGTTGTACGAAGTCAATCTTGGCACACCGCTGCAAGAAATTCTTTATTCAGAAGAATACGGAGGCGGCTCATCCACAGGTCGAACATTAAAGTTTATTCATTTCGGCGGCCAATCTGGACCGATTGGCGCACTTCGAAATCTGGATGACTGTATTTATTCGTATGAAGGACTCTGGGATAAGGATTTATCTATTGGTTCGGGAGCGATCGTTGTGATGGATGAGCAGGTGAGTATAGTTGATTATTTAGTCAACGTAGCAGCATTTTTTGCACATGAATCTTGTGGTAAATGTACACCTTGTCGTCTGGGCACGACACGAATTTTAGAATTGCTGACAAAATTTAATACACAAACAGCCGTTGCTGGGGATCTTGAACGCCTTGAAAAAATGTTGATGCATGTAACGAACCTTTCCGCTTGCGGCTTAGGTCAATCCGTTGCCAATCCAATGAAAAGTGGGTTAGCTTATTTTCCAGAGGAATTTGAAGCTGGCATCCAAAAGGTAGCTGCACCAGTAAAAGGGGGGCTTTGGTAA